Genomic window ([Eubacterium] hominis):
ATCACAGTGAAGGTGGATGTCATCATTAATCACGCAGACAATCAGCGATTATTTCACTGATTGTCTTTTTTATAGGGAGGAGAATATATGCTAATAAATGTACAAGAAGAATACAAAGAAGCTATCATGCAGTATCGATTAGAGCATTTAGATGAAGCAGTTATCTGTGGAAGTGGTGATCTTCAAAACTATGAGCATTATGAAGATTGGAAGAAATGGATCGATTGTCATGAACAAAAGCAGACGCTGCCAGAAGGCAGGGTATGTGCCAGACAATATTTATTTGTGGAAGACCATCAATTATTGGGAATGGTTAATATCCGCTTAGAATTAAATGACTACCTTTTTCAATATGGTGGACATATCGGTTATAGTATCGCTAGAAATCAAAGAGGAAAAGGCTATGGCAAAAAGATGCTGAAGGAAGCTTTGGCAATATGCAGACGATTTGCAATTCATGATGTATTACTTGTGGCAAAGAAAGATAATTTGGCAAGCATTCATACAATTCTATCAAATGGTGGAGTTTTTGAAAATGAAGTAAAAGATGGAAAAGAAATATTAAAACGCTATTTTATACATATTTAAGAAGCTGTATGCGTAACTTATAATATTCATATCTTGTAGATGTTAGTTTCATTTCTTTATAAATATTGAGAAAACAACAGGTAAATATATCTTAACAACGTATTTTTATGTTTATTTTCATCCTTTTAAAATTTCTTCAAAAAATTTTAGCAATCCTATTGCATAAGTGCTAAAAGTGAGTATAATATATGGTGTTAGCAGTAATGAACTGCGAGTGCTAAAATGATGAAGGAGGTACTTTGAAATGTTAAAACCATTACACAAGAACGTCATTTTAAAGAAAGAAGAAGTAGAAAAGAAAACAGCAAGCGGAATTATCTTGACTGAGCCAAACAAGACACAGCCAAGCATTGCTACCGTAGTAGCAGTTGGACCAGACAGTGAAGCGGATATCAAAGAAAATGACCGCGTTGTTTACAAAGAATATTCTGGTACAAAAGTTAAAGTAGATGAAGTAGAATATATCATCATCGAAGATGAAGATATCTTAGCTGTGATGGCTTAATCAAGGAGGTAATGGAAAGATGGCAAAAGAAGTTCGTTTTTCAAAAGATGCAAGAGATGCAATGTTAAAAGGTGTAAATACACTAGCTGATGCTGTACGTGTAACATTAGGACCTAAAGGACGTAATGTCGTACTTGAAAAAGAATATGGTTCTCCATTAATTACCAATGATGGTGTCAGCATCGCAAAAGAAATTGAATTAGAAGATAAATTTGAAAATATGGGTGCAAAACTGGTTTATGAAGTAGCAAACAAAACCAATGATACTGCAGGTGATGGAACAACAACTGCAACAATTTTAGCCCAGAGCATGATCAGCAACGGTTTACGTCAGGTTGAAAAAGGCGCAAATCCAGTCCTGATGAGAGAAGGTATTGAATATGCCAGCAAGGAAGTTGCAAAACACATCCTTGATAAATCTCGTAAAGTAGAAACAAGTAATGATATCGCAAGTGTTGCGGCAATTTCTAGTGGAAGCAAAGAAATCGGTCAGATTATCGCAGAAGCAATGGAAAAAGTTGGACGTAGCGGTGTAATCTCTGTAGATGAATCTAATGGTTTTGATACAGAATTAGAAATCAGTGAAGGTATGCAGTATGACAAAGGATATGTTTCTCCATACATGGTAAGTGATCATGAAAAAATGGAAGCTGTTCTTGAAAATGCGTTTGTCCTTGTAACTGATCAGAAAATCAGCAATGTTCAGGAAATCCTGCCATTATTAGAACAGGTATTACAGGCAAACAAACCATTATTGATCATCGCAGATGATATTGAAAATGAAGTCGTATCTACTCTTGTTGTCAATAAATTACGTGGTACATTCAATGTTGTAGCTACAAAAGCCCCAGGCTTTGGTGACAACCAGAAAGATATCTTAGCAGATATCGCAACTCTTACAAATGCAACTTTCTATTCTAAAGATTTAAGCATGGATCTAAAAGAAATGAAGATTGAAGATTTAGGTACTGTGAAGAAAGTAGTTGTCACAAAAGACAATACAACTATGATCGGTGGTGCTGGTGATAAAGCAGCAATCGAAGCACGTATCAATGAAATCAGCGCACAGATGGAAAACTGCAAGAGCGAATATGATAAGAAACGTTATGCAGAACGTCTTGGTAAATTAAGTGATGGTGTCGCAATCATCAAAGTTGGCGCAACAACAGAATCTGAATTAAAAGAAAAGAAATTACGTATTGAAGATGCATTA
Coding sequences:
- a CDS encoding GNAT family N-acetyltransferase; the protein is MLINVQEEYKEAIMQYRLEHLDEAVICGSGDLQNYEHYEDWKKWIDCHEQKQTLPEGRVCARQYLFVEDHQLLGMVNIRLELNDYLFQYGGHIGYSIARNQRGKGYGKKMLKEALAICRRFAIHDVLLVAKKDNLASIHTILSNGGVFENEVKDGKEILKRYFIHI
- a CDS encoding co-chaperone GroES yields the protein MLKPLHKNVILKKEEVEKKTASGIILTEPNKTQPSIATVVAVGPDSEADIKENDRVVYKEYSGTKVKVDEVEYIIIEDEDILAVMA
- the groL gene encoding chaperonin GroEL (60 kDa chaperone family; promotes refolding of misfolded polypeptides especially under stressful conditions; forms two stacked rings of heptamers to form a barrel-shaped 14mer; ends can be capped by GroES; misfolded proteins enter the barrel where they are refolded when GroES binds), translated to MAKEVRFSKDARDAMLKGVNTLADAVRVTLGPKGRNVVLEKEYGSPLITNDGVSIAKEIELEDKFENMGAKLVYEVANKTNDTAGDGTTTATILAQSMISNGLRQVEKGANPVLMREGIEYASKEVAKHILDKSRKVETSNDIASVAAISSGSKEIGQIIAEAMEKVGRSGVISVDESNGFDTELEISEGMQYDKGYVSPYMVSDHEKMEAVLENAFVLVTDQKISNVQEILPLLEQVLQANKPLLIIADDIENEVVSTLVVNKLRGTFNVVATKAPGFGDNQKDILADIATLTNATFYSKDLSMDLKEMKIEDLGTVKKVVVTKDNTTMIGGAGDKAAIEARINEISAQMENCKSEYDKKRYAERLGKLSDGVAIIKVGATTESELKEKKLRIEDALNATRAAVAEGIVIGGGAALVEAYKALKDELKSETVDVQKGIKVVFDALLAPIEQIAENAGYNAEEIVEAQKHAEENVGFDAKNGVWVNMFDEGIIDPTKVTRSALLNAASISALFLTTEAGVAAIKEKEAPMPPMPQGGMY